The Candidatus Tectomicrobia bacterium genome includes a region encoding these proteins:
- a CDS encoding amidohydrolase family protein — MPEALALTGCEAWTPLERIPDALLLVEGGRFAYVGPRSALPLPPGVRRADLGGAAVCPGFVDLQVNGLGPEAVLGADAEGLLRLARELARRGTTAFLPTATTAPPEDLLRAARAAREAWERQRRGAGRGAAILGLHLEGPYFNPAMRGAHPAEHLRPADLEELERIGEAAGGFGPSGRPGLRLLTLSPEAGGALEAARAMSGRGVAVAMGHTAATEEQVEAFIEAGARFAVHAFNRYGAPGGGPPDHRAPGPMAAAASDPRLMAGLIADGVHVHPGAIASFARARGWERVVLTSDLVSDRGLSGEGASAEGAAVRRGGILSGSRLSLGEMLPNYRRWTGLSPGRAVAAATQQPARLLGLQEEAGRLLPGTPADLCVLDPATLAIRAVMAGGEWVISFAAP, encoded by the coding sequence GTGCCGGAGGCCCTGGCCCTCACCGGCTGCGAGGCCTGGACCCCTCTCGAGCGGATCCCCGACGCCCTCCTTCTCGTCGAAGGAGGGCGTTTCGCTTACGTGGGGCCGAGGAGCGCCCTCCCCCTTCCCCCCGGCGTCCGCCGCGCCGACCTCGGGGGCGCCGCCGTCTGCCCGGGCTTCGTCGACCTCCAGGTGAACGGCCTGGGGCCCGAGGCCGTCCTCGGCGCGGACGCGGAGGGCCTCCTCCGCCTGGCCCGGGAGCTCGCCCGCCGGGGCACCACCGCCTTCCTCCCCACCGCCACGACCGCCCCCCCCGAGGATCTCCTGCGCGCCGCCCGGGCGGCCCGCGAGGCCTGGGAGCGCCAGCGGCGCGGGGCCGGCCGGGGCGCCGCCATCCTCGGCCTCCACCTCGAAGGCCCCTATTTCAACCCCGCCATGCGCGGGGCCCATCCGGCGGAGCACCTCCGCCCCGCGGATTTGGAGGAACTCGAGCGCATCGGGGAGGCGGCGGGGGGCTTCGGCCCCTCGGGCCGTCCCGGGCTCCGCCTCCTCACCCTCTCGCCCGAGGCGGGGGGCGCCCTGGAGGCCGCCCGCGCGATGAGCGGGCGCGGCGTGGCCGTGGCGATGGGCCACACCGCCGCCACCGAGGAACAAGTGGAGGCATTCATCGAAGCCGGCGCGCGCTTCGCCGTCCACGCCTTCAACCGCTACGGCGCGCCGGGCGGAGGCCCGCCCGATCACCGCGCGCCGGGGCCCATGGCCGCGGCCGCCTCGGACCCGCGCCTCATGGCCGGCCTCATCGCGGACGGGGTCCACGTGCATCCCGGCGCGATCGCCTCCTTCGCGCGGGCCCGGGGCTGGGAGCGCGTCGTCCTCACCTCGGACCTCGTCTCCGACCGGGGCCTCTCGGGAGAGGGCGCCTCCGCGGAGGGCGCCGCCGTGCGGCGCGGAGGCATCCTCTCCGGGAGCCGCCTCTCGCTGGGGGAGATGCTCCCGAACTACCGGAGGTGGACCGGCCTCTCCCCCGGCCGCGCCGTGGCCGCGGCCACCCAGCAGCCCGCCCGCCTGCTCGGGCTCCAGGAGGAGGCGGGCCGCCTCCTCCCGGGCACCCCGGCCGACCTCTGCGTCCTCGATCCCGCCACCCTCGCGATCCGGGCCGTGATGGCGGGGGGAGAGTGGGTGATTTCATTTGCGGCGCCCTAG
- a CDS encoding TRAP transporter substrate-binding protein — protein sequence MPEPVRIRFGGYSPPETSHSRAVVRFAEGIARRTGGAIQTDKVWNVMDLGYGANELLWLTEAGVLTMCYFSTAYLAERVPELGVVDLPSIFEDLDHAHAALDGELGAYLTECTERRLGYRVLGYWDNGFRHLSNRLRPVRSPADLKGMRVRLQLNEIHARTFRLLGAEPVPTDLKPGIQKIVSGEVDAQENPLSNTMTYGVHKVHGHVTMTGTFYGARGIYVHKATFDAWPAELQRAARESAREAILFQREAAGVVERDYRQKMEKMGIAFVDLTPEERAVFRRAVQPVLDDARKELGEKVLALAARR from the coding sequence ATGCCCGAGCCCGTCCGAATCCGATTCGGGGGCTACTCCCCCCCGGAAACCTCCCACAGCCGCGCCGTCGTCCGCTTCGCCGAGGGGATCGCCCGCCGCACCGGCGGGGCCATCCAGACGGACAAGGTCTGGAACGTGATGGACCTGGGCTACGGGGCCAACGAGCTCCTCTGGCTGACCGAGGCGGGGGTCCTCACCATGTGCTACTTCTCGACCGCCTACCTGGCCGAGCGCGTGCCCGAGCTGGGGGTGGTGGACCTCCCCTCCATCTTCGAGGACCTCGATCACGCCCACGCCGCCCTGGACGGGGAGCTGGGCGCCTACCTGACCGAGTGCACCGAGCGCCGCCTGGGCTACCGGGTGCTCGGCTACTGGGACAACGGCTTCCGCCACCTCTCGAACCGCCTCCGCCCCGTGCGCTCCCCCGCCGACCTCAAGGGGATGCGGGTGCGCCTCCAGCTCAACGAGATCCACGCGCGCACCTTCCGCCTGCTGGGCGCCGAGCCCGTGCCCACCGACCTCAAGCCCGGCATCCAGAAGATCGTCTCGGGCGAGGTGGACGCCCAGGAGAACCCCCTCTCCAACACCATGACCTACGGGGTCCACAAGGTGCACGGCCACGTCACCATGACCGGCACCTTCTACGGCGCGCGGGGGATCTACGTTCACAAGGCCACCTTCGACGCCTGGCCGGCCGAGCTCCAGCGGGCGGCGCGGGAGTCCGCGCGCGAGGCCATCCTCTTCCAGCGCGAAGCCGCCGGGGTGGTGGAGCGGGACTACCGCCAGAAGATGGAGAAGATGGGGATCGCCTTCGTGGACCTCACCCCCGAAGAGCGCGCCGTCTTCCGGCGGGCCGTCCAGCCCGTCCTCGACGACGCGAGGAAGGAGCTCGGCGAGAAGGTGCTGGC